The following proteins are co-located in the Flammeovirga kamogawensis genome:
- a CDS encoding small multi-drug export protein, producing the protein MFDLITKYLSLLSISAVKFLFGPILGFSTGLSIIETIIITVLGMMLTVVVLTYAGTPARKKLMMWLNRGKKRKLFTKKNRMIVRLWQEYGMKGVAFFTPIFFGPPIGMLIALSFGEKKERIISYMFISAVFWGIIMNVAIYYFGEYMGWVQDSGVTVK; encoded by the coding sequence ATGTTTGATTTAATTACAAAATACTTATCTCTACTTTCAATAAGCGCTGTTAAATTTTTGTTTGGGCCTATATTGGGCTTTTCAACAGGATTATCAATAATTGAAACCATCATTATTACCGTTCTAGGAATGATGCTAACAGTTGTTGTGCTTACCTATGCAGGTACACCTGCCAGAAAGAAATTGATGATGTGGTTAAATAGAGGCAAGAAGAGGAAACTTTTTACAAAGAAGAACAGAATGATAGTGAGGCTATGGCAAGAATACGGCATGAAAGGAGTCGCATTTTTTACACCAATATTTTTTGGTCCTCCTATTGGAATGTTAATAGCTCTTTCATTTGGTGAAAAAAAAGAGAGAATAATATCATATATGTTTATAAGTGCCGTATTTTGGGGTATAATTATGAACGTTGCCATATATTATTTTGGAGAATATATGGGATGGGTACAAGATAGCGGAGTAACTGTGAAATAG
- a CDS encoding class I SAM-dependent methyltransferase, translating to MAFDFHQDKKTYFNFQKENANKYVIPFIEKSIKIDASLRVLEIGCGEGGVLQAFLEKGCYGMGIELSLPRVELANQFLEEHIKKGKAQIIGKNVYDIDVDKELGEKFDLIILKDVIEHIPNQEKIIHHFRNFLKPKGKIFFGFPPWQMPFGGHQQICSSKVLSKLPYFHLLPKSVYRWILKNGDVSEGHVRELLEIKDTGISLERFERICKKEHFDIIEKTLYFINPIYEYKFGLKPRTKIPILGDIPWVRNFVTTAGFYLVEMN from the coding sequence ATGGCATTTGATTTCCATCAGGATAAAAAAACATACTTCAATTTTCAAAAAGAGAATGCAAATAAATATGTAATTCCTTTTATAGAAAAGTCAATTAAAATAGATGCATCACTACGTGTTCTAGAAATAGGATGTGGAGAAGGAGGTGTATTACAAGCATTTTTAGAGAAAGGTTGCTATGGAATGGGGATAGAATTAAGTCTTCCAAGAGTAGAACTAGCCAATCAATTTTTAGAAGAGCATATCAAAAAAGGTAAAGCTCAGATAATAGGAAAAAATGTTTATGATATTGATGTAGACAAAGAATTAGGAGAAAAGTTTGACCTAATTATTTTGAAAGATGTAATTGAGCATATTCCTAATCAAGAAAAAATAATACATCATTTTAGAAACTTCTTAAAACCTAAAGGGAAAATATTTTTTGGTTTTCCACCTTGGCAAATGCCTTTTGGAGGACATCAGCAAATATGTTCATCAAAAGTTTTATCAAAACTTCCTTATTTCCATTTACTTCCAAAATCTGTTTACAGATGGATTTTAAAAAATGGAGATGTAAGTGAGGGACATGTTAGAGAGTTATTAGAAATAAAAGATACAGGAATTTCTTTAGAACGCTTTGAGCGTATATGTAAAAAGGAGCACTTCGATATAATAGAGAAAACACTCTATTTTATTAATCCAATTTACGAATACAAATTTGGATTAAAACCTAGAACAAAAATTCCAATTTTAGGAGATATTCCTTGGGTTAGAAATTTTGTAACAACAGCAGGGTTTTACCTTGTAGAAATGAATTAA
- a CDS encoding helix-turn-helix domain-containing protein: protein MNNKTIVLDASSLKKSYIKLQKDIGGQLIDNRLIGKTKIGDINLEYFSLIPAINISVNQVFLQDNVQVSTGIKAEKSSLFITILKKNSRFLIDSDTDQETELSNGNAQYSIMLYKSSHSIIIDFKKAEDIKWVGIRVEHETLKEIMEAQNSTSFSDFLNQLKNKVYYEETNPEIEDMTEELFAAQKLTLGRQAIVFGKGMELMGKLVSQLIEKNKRRKTPEKVISKEAFDIYFNIKDYLLSDYANIPTIAMLSDKFKIGETKLKEDFKQIFGQPIFKFVTNHRMLDAHRALRYTEKPIGKIAKEVGYSHLSKFTTAFKRFYDYTPSELRNSKKIQSH, encoded by the coding sequence ATGAATAATAAAACGATAGTACTAGACGCAAGCAGTTTAAAAAAATCATACATCAAGCTTCAAAAAGATATTGGAGGGCAATTAATTGATAATAGATTAATTGGGAAAACAAAAATAGGCGATATTAATCTTGAATACTTCAGCTTAATTCCTGCTATAAATATTAGTGTAAACCAAGTTTTTCTTCAAGACAATGTACAAGTTTCAACGGGTATTAAAGCAGAAAAATCTAGCCTTTTTATTACTATTCTAAAAAAGAATTCTAGGTTTTTAATCGATTCTGATACGGATCAAGAAACAGAACTTTCGAATGGTAATGCTCAATATAGCATCATGCTTTATAAGAGTAGTCATTCTATAATTATTGATTTTAAAAAAGCAGAAGATATTAAATGGGTTGGTATTAGAGTAGAGCATGAAACTTTAAAAGAAATTATGGAGGCACAAAATAGCACTTCATTTTCTGACTTTTTAAACCAACTAAAAAATAAAGTTTATTACGAAGAAACAAACCCCGAAATAGAAGACATGACTGAAGAGTTATTTGCTGCACAGAAATTAACGCTAGGTCGTCAGGCAATTGTATTTGGTAAAGGCATGGAGTTAATGGGTAAACTTGTTTCTCAATTAATTGAAAAAAATAAAAGAAGAAAAACACCTGAAAAGGTTATTTCTAAAGAAGCATTCGATATTTACTTTAACATTAAGGATTACCTATTGAGTGATTATGCAAACATTCCAACAATTGCAATGCTTTCTGATAAATTTAAAATTGGAGAAACAAAATTGAAAGAAGATTTTAAACAAATCTTTGGTCAGCCAATATTTAAATTTGTAACAAACCATAGAATGCTTGACGCACATAGAGCACTTAGATATACAGAAAAACCTATTGGGAAGATCGCAAAAGAAGTTGGTTACAGTCACCTATCTAAGTTTACTACGGCTTTTAAGAGGTTTTATGACTACACTCCTTCTGAATTAAGGAATTCTAAGAAAATTCAATCTCATTAA
- a CDS encoding tRNA1(Val) (adenine(37)-N6)-methyltransferase, whose amino-acid sequence MSKYKTFKFKQFEIGQEKCAMKIGTDGMLLGAWADLSDCTTMLDIGTGSGLISLMCAQRYSELKIIGIDIDLGASEQAEENFKNSPWKERLSVKHIDFSELILDTKVDAVVSNPPFFKDSYKANTEERTKARHSDHLTLESLFSSSSKVLTKGGKLILIYPFDQVEDIYKIATQYSFHIAKHCEIAHNIKKPVKRVMLEFIYQNLATRNIVSKLYLKENNSNNFSEQYISITKDFHPFL is encoded by the coding sequence ATGAGTAAATACAAAACCTTTAAATTTAAGCAATTTGAAATAGGACAAGAAAAATGTGCTATGAAAATTGGCACTGATGGAATGTTATTGGGTGCATGGGCTGATTTATCAGATTGTACAACTATGCTTGATATTGGAACAGGTTCAGGTTTAATTTCTTTGATGTGCGCCCAACGTTATTCTGAGCTTAAAATTATTGGAATTGATATTGATTTGGGAGCAAGTGAACAAGCCGAAGAGAATTTCAAAAACTCCCCTTGGAAAGAACGTCTATCCGTTAAGCATATTGATTTTTCTGAATTAATCCTTGATACAAAAGTAGATGCTGTTGTTTCAAACCCTCCCTTTTTTAAAGACTCTTATAAAGCAAATACAGAAGAAAGAACAAAGGCTAGACATTCAGATCATCTTACATTAGAAAGTTTATTTAGTTCTTCGTCTAAAGTTTTAACTAAGGGTGGTAAGCTTATTTTAATTTACCCATTCGATCAAGTAGAAGATATTTATAAAATTGCAACTCAGTATAGTTTTCATATTGCCAAACATTGCGAGATTGCACATAATATCAAAAAGCCTGTTAAAAGAGTTATGCTAGAGTTTATATATCAAAACTTGGCAACAAGAAATATCGTTTCTAAACTATATCTAAAGGAGAATAATAGTAATAATTTTTCCGAGCAATATATTTCAATCACAAAAGATTTCCATCCTTTTCTATAG
- the manA gene encoding mannose-6-phosphate isomerase, class I, whose protein sequence is MLTTKLFPLKGKVQNYAWGGDSFIPQMIGIEKEDKPYAEYWMGAHDNAPAQVGEDQQLNTMIKNDPSGTIGSFINDKFGRLPFLFKVLDVKDVLSIQVHPTKIEAEKGFARENAEGIPVTASHRNYKDDNHKPEIMVALSEFWLLHGFLPKAKLVEVLKSVPEFNYLLPVFEEEGFFGLYKTVMEYSAEEVNTRLKPLVDRVMPLYNAGKLDKASPDYWTAKSVALQEDGADLDKGIYSIYFFNIVRADIGDAIFQDAGLPHAYMEGQNMELMANSDNVLRGGLTPKHIDVPELLKHVTFEETHPNIMKGELQEDGLERIYKSPAPDFELSRIAVSKGDVYISVAKTAQIIIVSEGEATVEEGATTVTIKRGEVVVLLVDANYKITTSTSAVLFKATAPVE, encoded by the coding sequence ATGTTAACTACTAAATTATTTCCATTAAAAGGGAAAGTACAAAATTATGCATGGGGTGGAGATTCATTTATTCCACAAATGATTGGTATAGAGAAAGAAGATAAACCTTATGCTGAATACTGGATGGGTGCTCACGATAACGCTCCTGCTCAAGTAGGGGAAGATCAGCAGCTAAATACAATGATTAAGAATGATCCTTCTGGTACAATCGGAAGCTTCATTAATGATAAATTTGGTCGATTACCTTTCTTATTTAAAGTATTAGATGTAAAAGATGTTTTATCTATTCAAGTTCATCCAACAAAAATAGAAGCAGAGAAAGGTTTTGCTAGAGAAAACGCAGAAGGGATTCCTGTAACTGCTTCTCATAGAAATTACAAGGATGACAACCATAAACCAGAAATTATGGTTGCTTTAAGTGAGTTCTGGTTACTGCATGGTTTCTTACCTAAAGCTAAATTAGTAGAAGTTCTGAAATCGGTTCCGGAGTTTAATTATTTATTACCTGTTTTTGAAGAAGAGGGTTTCTTTGGATTATATAAAACGGTAATGGAGTATTCTGCAGAAGAAGTAAATACAAGATTGAAGCCGTTAGTAGATCGTGTAATGCCTCTTTATAATGCAGGTAAACTAGATAAAGCTTCTCCAGATTATTGGACAGCTAAATCTGTAGCTTTACAAGAAGATGGTGCTGATTTAGATAAAGGAATTTACTCTATCTATTTCTTTAATATTGTACGTGCTGATATTGGCGATGCAATTTTCCAAGATGCAGGTTTACCACATGCATACATGGAAGGTCAGAATATGGAATTAATGGCAAATTCTGACAATGTTCTTAGAGGTGGTCTTACGCCAAAACACATTGATGTACCTGAACTTCTAAAGCATGTAACTTTTGAAGAAACTCACCCAAATATTATGAAAGGTGAGTTACAAGAAGATGGTTTAGAAAGAATTTATAAAAGTCCTGCTCCCGATTTTGAATTAAGCAGAATTGCTGTTTCTAAAGGAGACGTTTATATATCTGTAGCTAAAACTGCTCAGATTATTATTGTGTCTGAAGGAGAAGCAACTGTTGAAGAAGGAGCTACTACAGTAACTATTAAAAGGGGTGAAGTAGTTGTATTACTAGTTGATGCAAACTACAAAATCACTACTTCTACATCAGCGGTTTTATTTAAAGCCACTGCACCAGTAGAATAA
- a CDS encoding BLUF domain-containing protein, whose translation MYCLCYTSKKTASFDINELKEILIKSRINNEKKDITGILLLIDDLFIQILEGEKKDLEQLYDVIKVDDRHDYIQKIFSGEIESRNFLTWSMGFQQVTWEDLEELGMERQHDKSLSLSEYFRHKSHYLIEVIKEFNKSSELKLNLPK comes from the coding sequence ATGTATTGCCTTTGCTACACCAGTAAAAAAACTGCTTCTTTTGATATAAATGAACTGAAAGAGATTCTCATTAAAAGTAGAATCAATAACGAAAAGAAAGACATTACTGGTATTCTCTTACTTATTGATGATTTGTTTATTCAAATTCTAGAAGGAGAGAAAAAAGATTTGGAACAACTTTATGATGTAATTAAAGTGGATGACCGCCATGATTATATTCAAAAAATATTTTCTGGTGAAATTGAATCTAGAAACTTTCTAACTTGGTCTATGGGATTCCAGCAGGTGACTTGGGAGGATTTAGAGGAATTAGGTATGGAAAGACAACATGATAAGAGTTTATCGTTGTCAGAGTATTTTAGACATAAAAGTCATTACTTAATTGAAGTAATTAAGGAATTTAATAAATCATCAGAATTGAAATTAAATTTACCAAAATAA
- a CDS encoding LolA family protein, translating into MIKSNKNILSFLFILVLSIGNLFAQQDEKAEKILDQMSTFYKGLNSFSADINQEAISTTDGTIGDIQMKAIVSGNKYQLQLDGQTIYNDTKTVSRYDQEMEEVTLEEADAEDTDVLSSPAQIYSIYEKNFKYLYIEKDAKGNDIIDLSPDKSLEVNFFKIRMHINPKTHALVKFVIFEKGNLMRYENSITNFKQNVSVSDSEFVFDTAKYPDAEVVDLR; encoded by the coding sequence ATGATTAAAAGCAACAAAAATATATTATCATTCCTTTTCATTTTAGTTTTATCAATAGGTAATTTATTTGCCCAACAAGATGAAAAAGCAGAAAAGATACTCGACCAAATGAGTACCTTTTATAAAGGATTAAACTCTTTTAGTGCTGATATCAATCAAGAAGCAATAAGTACTACAGATGGTACCATTGGAGATATACAGATGAAAGCAATTGTAAGCGGTAATAAATACCAATTGCAATTAGATGGTCAGACGATTTATAATGATACTAAAACAGTATCACGTTATGATCAAGAAATGGAGGAAGTAACATTAGAAGAAGCAGATGCTGAAGACACTGATGTTTTAAGCTCTCCAGCTCAAATCTATTCTATCTATGAAAAGAATTTTAAATATTTATATATCGAAAAAGATGCAAAAGGAAATGATATCATTGACCTTTCGCCTGATAAAAGTTTAGAAGTCAATTTCTTTAAAATTAGAATGCATATTAATCCAAAGACACATGCTTTGGTTAAATTTGTAATCTTTGAAAAAGGAAACTTGATGAGATACGAAAACTCAATCACTAATTTTAAACAAAATGTTTCTGTTAGTGATAGTGAATTTGTTTTCGATACTGCTAAATATCCAGATGCTGAAGTTGTTGATTTAAGATAA
- a CDS encoding FtsK/SpoIIIE family DNA translocase, whose product MASEPKKNVRKNIYKPSSVPQSSATPHAEETERPVRLKVPKMSFDNNKLKDPRLQTSIGLSLIFLSVYTCLALLSFVFTGKADQSIIENVGGITNLISSGKEVQNWLGLLGASLSHLLVYNMFGLGSILLIPMLFSAGYELFTQGNGKLIKFRKLGYICLFYMLWTSVLLGYYVVIKDTPNILGFLCGKIGLTVADGLYSLIGWGTVIFLILAVLIHGVYIVKFNAVSKVIGKVTKNRYSTNSIINSTSEEEENTLPKDSNAEEEELEENEELENTIEEETAIEASTLTSETVTEEELTDIHSEVEEDITTQDTGLVPHATQPPSVVEPETPIVTESVPQQPIKVDPISVDVNIQVEHVQVGGNGANQIPPTQNYSKHQSTDTSSEMPPVKEEKKESPTPNPSSQQKKVTPNTPPIIEIEEEPTKSETIELDPPTPPKKKEKVENPHELSDVSTTENVDKADLNVLKNIEDEPDELVNIEDMDEYDPKLDLSYYKYPDLDLLHPPVESKAKVTKEELEANKEKIVNTLRHFKIGIASISATIGPTVTLYEIVPEVGIKISKIRNLEDDIALSLAALGIRIIAPIPGRGTIGIEVPNNNREMVSMSSVLATEKFAKAKMDLPVAFGRTISNEVFVADLAKMPHLLMAGATGQGKSVGINVLLSSLLYRKHPSELKFVMIDPKKVELSLFNKIERHFLASLPDAEEAIITDTKKAIHILNSLCTEMDMRYSLLKSAGVRNIKEYNAKFCSRRLNPKKGHRFLPYIVLVIDELADLMMTAGKEIEGPIARLAQLARAIGIHLVVATQRPSVDVITGMIKANFPARLSFRVTSKIDSRTILDAGGADQLIGMGDMLLSTGNDLTRLQCAFIDTDEVEKLCDFIADQTGFSTAYMLPEFEEEQPASKGGGGGSVDDRDDLFEEAARLLVRHQQGSTSLIQRKLSLGYNRAGRIIDQLEAAGIVGPFEGSKARQVNVKTEMELEVVLNTL is encoded by the coding sequence ATGGCTTCAGAACCTAAAAAGAACGTACGAAAAAATATATATAAACCCTCATCGGTACCACAATCTTCAGCTACTCCCCACGCTGAAGAAACGGAAAGGCCTGTACGATTAAAAGTGCCTAAGATGAGTTTCGATAATAACAAACTGAAAGACCCACGACTTCAAACTAGTATTGGTTTATCTCTAATTTTTCTTTCTGTTTATACCTGTTTAGCATTGCTTTCTTTTGTATTTACAGGGAAAGCCGATCAGAGTATTATTGAAAATGTAGGTGGAATAACGAATCTTATTTCATCTGGAAAAGAAGTTCAAAACTGGTTAGGACTTTTAGGTGCGTCTTTGTCTCACCTTTTAGTTTATAACATGTTTGGTCTTGGTTCTATTCTTCTCATTCCTATGCTATTCTCTGCAGGGTATGAATTATTTACTCAAGGAAATGGGAAACTTATTAAGTTTAGAAAACTAGGTTACATTTGCCTTTTTTACATGCTTTGGACAAGTGTATTGCTTGGATATTATGTAGTAATAAAAGACACTCCTAATATTTTAGGATTCTTATGTGGTAAAATAGGTCTAACTGTAGCTGATGGTTTGTATAGTCTTATAGGTTGGGGAACTGTTATTTTCCTCATCTTAGCTGTACTTATTCATGGTGTATATATTGTTAAATTCAATGCCGTATCAAAAGTAATTGGTAAAGTCACTAAAAATAGATATTCAACTAACTCTATAATAAACTCTACATCTGAAGAGGAAGAAAATACACTTCCTAAAGATTCTAATGCTGAGGAAGAAGAACTTGAGGAAAATGAAGAATTAGAAAATACTATTGAAGAGGAAACTGCTATTGAAGCATCAACACTTACTAGTGAAACCGTAACAGAAGAAGAACTTACTGATATCCATAGTGAAGTTGAAGAAGACATTACTACACAAGATACCGGTCTCGTTCCTCATGCCACACAACCTCCATCTGTAGTTGAGCCAGAAACTCCAATTGTAACAGAAAGTGTTCCTCAACAACCTATTAAAGTTGACCCTATTTCTGTTGATGTAAATATTCAAGTTGAGCATGTTCAAGTAGGTGGTAACGGAGCAAATCAGATACCTCCAACACAAAACTACTCTAAGCACCAATCTACTGATACAAGTTCTGAGATGCCTCCTGTGAAAGAAGAAAAGAAAGAGTCTCCTACTCCGAACCCTTCTTCTCAACAGAAAAAAGTAACTCCGAATACTCCTCCAATTATTGAAATTGAAGAAGAACCAACAAAATCAGAAACAATAGAATTAGATCCTCCTACTCCTCCTAAGAAAAAAGAGAAAGTAGAAAACCCACACGAACTATCTGATGTCTCTACAACAGAGAATGTGGACAAAGCAGATCTAAATGTGTTAAAGAATATAGAAGACGAACCGGATGAACTTGTCAATATCGAAGATATGGACGAATATGATCCAAAGCTTGATCTTAGTTATTATAAATATCCCGATTTAGACCTTTTGCACCCTCCTGTTGAGAGTAAAGCTAAAGTAACTAAAGAGGAATTAGAGGCAAACAAAGAGAAAATTGTAAATACATTAAGACACTTTAAAATTGGTATCGCTTCTATTAGTGCTACAATTGGTCCTACTGTTACTCTTTATGAAATTGTTCCTGAAGTTGGTATTAAGATTTCAAAAATACGTAATCTAGAAGATGATATTGCTTTAAGCTTAGCTGCTTTAGGTATACGTATTATTGCTCCTATTCCTGGACGTGGAACGATTGGTATTGAAGTACCAAACAACAATAGAGAAATGGTTTCTATGTCTTCTGTTTTGGCAACTGAGAAGTTTGCAAAAGCTAAAATGGACCTACCTGTTGCTTTTGGTAGAACAATTTCTAACGAAGTATTTGTTGCAGATCTTGCAAAAATGCCTCACTTATTAATGGCTGGTGCAACAGGTCAAGGTAAGTCGGTTGGTATTAACGTATTGCTTAGTTCTTTACTTTATAGAAAGCACCCGTCAGAATTAAAGTTTGTGATGATTGACCCAAAAAAGGTTGAATTATCACTTTTCAATAAAATTGAACGTCACTTCTTAGCTAGTTTACCAGATGCCGAAGAAGCGATTATTACAGATACTAAAAAAGCCATCCATATTCTGAACTCTCTTTGTACAGAAATGGATATGAGATATTCTTTATTAAAATCTGCAGGAGTGCGAAATATTAAAGAATACAACGCTAAATTCTGTAGTAGAAGATTAAACCCTAAAAAGGGACATCGTTTCTTACCATATATTGTTCTTGTTATTGATGAACTTGCTGATTTAATGATGACAGCTGGTAAAGAGATAGAAGGACCAATTGCCCGTTTAGCACAATTAGCTCGTGCGATTGGTATTCATTTAGTTGTAGCTACTCAACGTCCTTCAGTAGATGTTATTACAGGTATGATTAAAGCCAATTTCCCTGCTCGTTTATCATTTAGAGTAACATCTAAAATAGATTCTAGAACAATTTTAGATGCAGGTGGAGCTGATCAATTAATTGGTATGGGTGATATGTTATTATCGACAGGTAATGACCTTACTCGTCTTCAATGTGCATTTATTGATACAGATGAAGTAGAAAAACTTTGTGATTTCATTGCAGATCAAACTGGTTTTTCTACTGCTTATATGTTACCTGAGTTTGAAGAAGAACAACCTGCCTCTAAAGGCGGAGGAGGTGGTAGTGTTGACGATAGAGACGATCTATTTGAAGAAGCTGCCAGATTACTTGTGCGTCATCAACAAGGTAGTACATCATTAATTCAGCGTAAATTAAGTTTAGGTTATAACCGTGCTGGCCGTATTATAGATCAGCTCGAAGCTGCAGGAATTGTAGGTCCGTTTGAGGGTAGTAAAGCTAGACAAGTAAATGTAAAAACAGAGATGGAGTTAGAGGTTGTATTAAATACTTTATAA
- a CDS encoding nicotinate phosphoribosyltransferase: protein MNISQDLYRTSLTLLTDLYQITMAYGYWKKGFAEKKAVFHGYFRKSPFKGGFALNAGLAYVIDFLNNFSFADDDIEYLGTITDAEGKPLFEADFLEYLRNLKFDLTIHAIEEGTIIFPNEPFIRVKGSLLQCQLIETALLNIINFQTLIATKAARLRIAAKDDQLLEFGLRRAQGIDGGISATRAAYIGGFNATSNVLAAKLLDIPVKGTHAHSWIMSYDDELQAFKAYADVMPSNCIFLVDTYNTLEGVKKAIIVGNSLKEKGYTMNGIRLDSGDLSYLSIEARKLLDAAGFTQASIVASNDLDEYLINSLKIEQNAKINVWGVGTKLVTSYDQPALGGVYKLSAIQNEKEEWQYKVKLSEQINKISTPGILQVRRFKNSNGKFNADMIFNQEDEISSNPILIDPNNGIRSKKIDKSKNYEDLLIPIFENGKLVYNSPSIHSIQLKTVKELSQLDDSIKRFYHPHEYPVGLESTLYNLKMNVIHQLKS from the coding sequence ATGAATATTTCACAAGACTTATATAGAACTTCTTTAACATTACTCACAGATCTTTACCAAATTACAATGGCTTATGGCTATTGGAAGAAAGGTTTTGCTGAAAAAAAGGCTGTTTTTCATGGTTATTTTAGAAAATCTCCTTTTAAAGGTGGTTTTGCTTTAAATGCTGGTTTAGCCTATGTTATCGATTTTTTAAATAACTTTTCTTTTGCTGATGATGATATTGAATATCTTGGTACTATTACAGACGCAGAAGGCAAACCATTATTTGAGGCTGATTTTTTAGAGTACCTAAGAAACTTAAAATTTGATCTTACAATTCATGCAATTGAAGAAGGAACAATAATTTTTCCGAACGAACCTTTTATTAGAGTAAAAGGAAGTTTACTTCAATGCCAATTAATAGAAACAGCTCTTCTTAATATCATCAATTTCCAAACATTAATTGCTACAAAAGCTGCAAGGTTAAGAATTGCAGCTAAAGATGATCAATTATTAGAATTTGGTTTAAGAAGAGCACAAGGAATTGACGGTGGTATTTCTGCTACTAGAGCAGCGTATATTGGTGGTTTTAATGCAACATCTAATGTATTAGCTGCCAAACTTTTAGACATACCCGTTAAAGGCACTCATGCACATAGTTGGATTATGTCTTATGATGATGAACTACAAGCATTTAAAGCATATGCTGATGTAATGCCTAGTAATTGTATTTTTCTTGTAGATACTTATAATACCCTTGAAGGTGTAAAAAAAGCTATTATTGTAGGTAATTCTTTAAAGGAAAAAGGATATACAATGAATGGTATTCGCTTAGACTCTGGTGACTTATCTTATTTAAGTATAGAAGCACGTAAATTACTTGATGCTGCTGGTTTTACGCAAGCATCTATTGTAGCAAGTAATGATTTAGACGAGTATTTAATCAATAGTTTGAAGATTGAACAAAATGCAAAAATAAATGTTTGGGGTGTAGGAACAAAGTTGGTAACTTCTTATGATCAACCTGCACTTGGAGGTGTGTATAAATTAAGTGCTATTCAAAATGAAAAGGAAGAATGGCAATACAAAGTGAAATTATCAGAACAGATAAATAAAATTTCTACACCAGGGATTTTACAAGTCAGGAGGTTTAAAAACTCTAATGGCAAATTTAATGCTGATATGATTTTTAACCAAGAAGATGAAATCAGTAGTAATCCTATACTTATTGATCCTAATAATGGAATTCGATCTAAGAAAATAGATAAATCAAAAAATTATGAAGATTTACTTATTCCTATCTTCGAAAATGGTAAATTGGTCTATAATTCACCATCTATTCATAGTATTCAACTTAAAACAGTAAAGGAATTATCTCAGCTTGACGACAGTATAAAAAGATTTTACCATCCACATGAATATCCTGTAGGACTGGAAAGTACTCTTTATAACTTAAAAATGAATGTAATTCATCAATTAAAGTCTTAA